The Paenibacillus polymyxa M1 DNA segment TCCAAACGATAGGATCATTACCATCATCCAGAGTGCTGGATCGCGGGTTAGGGTCTTGAGTGAGGTCCGTTCCTCATGCTGCAGATCGTCTCCCGGGAAGGTGCTGAGCAGTGCGGCCACAATCGGCAGCAGACAGAGCGACAACATAGCCAGATACATCCCTCGCCAGTCCAGCGTATGTCCAAATACCGTCAATGACATGACTCCCGTCGCCAGCAAAGGGGCGACTGTTGAGCTAAGCCCATAGAAAAAGTGGGACAAATTCATCATCGTGCCGGTATTTTTTACAAAAATCCTCGCCCCCAAAATTGCGAGTGCAATCTCCAGCATGCCGTTCCCGATATACATCAAGAAGTAGGACGAGGCGAAGAATGGATACGTGTGCGACAGATAAATGAACACTCCCGAGATGATCATGGAAGCAAAGGAAATAATGCTGACCGCCTTGATTCCCCACTTACGGACAAGGACGGCGGTGAACGAGCAGGCAATCAAATACCCAAGTGCGTTTAGAGACAACAATGTTCCGAGCTGCTGTTCATCCAGATTGAAGTCGAATTGAATGCGTGGAATGGCAGGGCCTTTAATATTTTCCGAGATACCAAATACAATAAAGCCAATAAAAATTGTCGCCAGCTGCATCGTGTACATGTGGCGGGACTTGCGGGTTTGCGGATTCAAATTTAGTCCCTCCTAGATAGTTAACGTTGATTTTCTCACCTGTTGGGTGTTCAGGGACGGAAAAGACATAGGATAGCAACCCCTTTCAAGATATTACAATAGTTTTGAAAAACATTTTAATAAGTGAAGTTTAAGGACATTTATATTCAATGTCAATGTTTTAATTGACATGTTGAAGTAAACGAGGAACCTGACCATAATAGAGTAAATTGTAGCATGTCTACTTCCCGTTTAAGCTTTTATATATACCTTGATCGGCTACACTTAATCTAATGTGGATAATAAATCGTGTATTCTAAATTGCAAAAGATAAGTGATATTTTACAATACAGTCTATATACAGCGGGTACTTTTGTGTATTCTTCATATATAGACTTTTGGATATGAGGAGGTATAATTCGGTGGATTCAATGCAATATATTATTGGTTCTAATTTGGCTCAAATCAGGAAGACTAGAGGACTTAGTTTGGATAAGGTGGCTGAACTGACAGGGGTTAGCAAAGGGATG contains these protein-coding regions:
- a CDS encoding MFS transporter, which translates into the protein MNPQTRKSRHMYTMQLATIFIGFIVFGISENIKGPAIPRIQFDFNLDEQQLGTLLSLNALGYLIACSFTAVLVRKWGIKAVSIISFASMIISGVFIYLSHTYPFFASSYFLMYIGNGMLEIALAILGARIFVKNTGTMMNLSHFFYGLSSTVAPLLATGVMSLTVFGHTLDWRGMYLAMLSLCLLPIVAALLSTFPGDDLQHEERTSLKTLTRDPALWMMVMILSFGVVSELAVGGWLVNFLEKAYSWSTVKASSMLSAFFLTFSLGRLLLGPLTDRMGFVLSTILFSAFSAICTFAAIAGGERLAFLFATSGAGIAMIYPTVMAFIARRYPKDSDTAITFVVTLMGIGSVIGNYVIGWVIEGVKIVYGATTELGILRGLQAGYGVIGLCAAICAVSGIILYGYLKKRQELI